In one window of Halorussus caseinilyticus DNA:
- a CDS encoding DUF7504 family protein: MRVFAQRLAELKQTGCSILVTGTVDEDGFGEQLALSFGGPDRKQVLVTPHEPRNPGRVLPDGVTADMESVRLVSGEQARRAATAEPGMADGLGVVSDDILAAVNELGDEYDLAANDLRVGVTALDQLGTDVGSESVRRFVRTASQCVSLVNGTLYCQFRDDPERAAYLLDGELFDARVELRSQPEQVEQRWHLPADDITTDWIPV; encoded by the coding sequence GTGCGAGTGTTCGCACAGCGACTCGCGGAGTTGAAACAGACGGGGTGTAGTATCCTCGTGACGGGGACCGTGGACGAAGATGGGTTCGGCGAGCAACTGGCGTTGTCGTTCGGAGGTCCCGACCGGAAACAGGTTCTCGTCACACCCCACGAACCCCGGAACCCCGGCCGTGTCCTCCCCGACGGGGTGACGGCCGACATGGAGAGCGTTCGACTCGTAAGCGGCGAGCAGGCGCGTCGAGCGGCGACCGCCGAACCGGGGATGGCGGACGGGCTTGGAGTCGTGAGCGACGACATATTGGCCGCGGTCAACGAGTTAGGTGACGAGTACGACCTCGCCGCGAACGACCTGCGGGTCGGAGTGACGGCGTTGGACCAATTGGGGACCGATGTTGGGTCAGAGTCGGTTCGGCGGTTCGTGCGGACGGCCTCGCAGTGTGTGAGTCTGGTGAATGGGACGCTGTACTGTCAGTTCCGCGATGACCCTGAGCGTGCCGCGTACTTGCTCGACGGAGAGTTGTTCGATGCGCGTGTCGAATTACGGTCACAGCCGGAGCAGGTCGAACAGCGCTGGCATCT